The Mucilaginibacter gracilis genomic interval TGTTAAAAAAGCCGCCATTTTTTAAGTAGAATTTGCCGCCGTACAATCCTCCGGCGTAGTCTTTACGGTAATTGGCTTTCGCCGTAGCATCGCCAGTATAGGTTACACTGGTTATTTCCAGCCATTTGTTTTGGCTATCGGCAATCCATTGGTTGCCGTATAGCGCCATGCGGGTTTGGTTGCCGTTATCGGGTTCAAAATTCTCTAAAAACGAGTACAGGCTGGTTAAATATTTAACTGTTTTTGGCCTGCTAAAACTGGCTACCAAAAACCATTTATTGGCGGCAACATCTTTAAACCAGGCAGTAAACGTTGTTGTACCTTTTACCGCATTGGGTTGGGCGTTAATTAAAAACCCATATGTTTTACCGGCTTGCCAACCATAGTGCATATAGCTTTGCCCTCCCGAGCCTTCGCTGCCAAACTCCTGCGCATGCACGGTGTCTCCTTTTTTATTCAATTTGATCTTCAGGCTATCCGGAATGCTCTTTGGGTCTTGCGTATCAAACGGGCTCCATACCGAAAACAATACCCGCCTTTCGGTTTCGCTATTTACCTGCATCCCAAAATAACCCTCGCCAAAGCCATCGGCCATAAAATACGAGCCTACAACATCCTGCCCAACAGGTACGGTTATTTCGCTATAAAACCATTTAACATTACTTTTCACCTCAGCCGGGATAGCATACCGCAAATGTACCGACGGCCCCCTCCTGCCAAAATGGAACGAACTACCTTGTTTAACAAAAACAACATCGTTAGCCGGGTTAATTCCTTTCACAATTAAATCCGACACATCGGCAAAAACCGAACCCGTTTTGCTGATGCCCTGCAAATCAACTTTAACATAACCAGATTCTGTAATTTTAACATTGCCAATGGCAACCGTATCAAAGCCGGTATTGTTAATTTGTTTTGTAAAGTTGGAATTACCTACCGATATTTTAATTGTGCTTTTACCTTGCGGTACACGCAGCCTCAAAAAAAAACTTAAAGTTTGCCCCTCAGATATGCTAAAGTATATGCTCGTTATATCCTGACCGCCCGTCCAATTGGTTAAACCATCGTCGGTAATTAGGGCCGGTGGTTTAACCCAGGCATTCCCGCCAAGGGGTATAATAACAACCGGCGGCGCGCTGCAAAATGCGGTTGGCACTATTGCCATAGTAAATATTGAGCATACAGCTAAAATGAAAAGCCTTTTCATATGGTTGTTTTTAATTTGCATCGCGTATTCAAAACGTTAAATATAACCGCAAATATGGCACAAAATCAAATTAAAGCAAGTCCGCATTTAATCATTACATTGCGTTACCTAGCCTTAAAAGGGACGTGGATATTATATATAAAAGCGATATAAATTACATTAGCTACGCTTTGGTTTTAACCGATGCTGTAGTGGTTTCGCAAACCAAAATCTTCGGGTTTAAACTTCCACCTTCTGTGCGACCATAGCCAGTACTCAGGCTGCTGCCTTATAACTTCTTCCAGGTATTTAACATGGGAATTTGTAATTTCGTAAGGTTCGGTAACTTTTGGATCCGCAAACAGCGGAACGAAAGTACAACGATAGTATCCCCTTTTTATCCGCCTGATGTCGCAAAAAACAACCATGCTATTGGTAAGCCTTGCTAATTTTTCAACCCCTAAAAACACGGCTGTGGGCTGGTTTAAAAAATTGGTAAAATAGTTTACTTCCGGTTTGGCCGGAGTTTGGTCGGCCACCAAAACGGTTACCGTGCGCTCATTTTTATATTCAATAAGTTTACGTGCCACATTTTTCATGTTTACCAAAGTGGCACCAAACCGGGAGCGCATCCGATATAAAAGATGATCGAAATAGTTGTTTGACAGAGCCTTGTAAACAATAATACGTGGCTCATTAAACAACTGGCTAAACCTAAGTGCGCCCATTTCCCAGTTGCCGTAATGGCCCAATACGCCCAACACACTTTTGCCGCTGTTAAAAGCTTCGCTAACCACGTTGGCGTTTGTTACATCAACCCGTTTCATAATTTGCTTGTCGGATATGCTGAGCAGCTTAACCGTTTCTACCACTAAATCGGCCAGGTAATGGTAGTATTTCTTTCTAATTATTTTTCGTTCCTCGTCGTTTTTTTCAGGAAAGGCATTGAGCAGGTTTTGATCAATAATTTTGCGGCGATAGCGGGTTATGTAATAAAGCATCGCATATAAAAAGTCGGCTATGAGATATAGCACTCCGAATGGCAATAGCGAGATAATATAAAGCAAGCCCAACAGCAATATAAAAAGCGCTTTTTTCATAGCGGCAAGTGGTAGATTAACGCTACAAAAATTAAAAATCCGGAAAAATGGCCCTAATTTTTTCGCACAAATTGCTTTTGCGTGATAGTAGGGCGGTTACAGGTACCATATGCCCTCATTACCTGTTTGCCAACTACTTACATAGGTGCCACGTTAAGAGCTAACCAGGACTTCAATAATTATTTTATTGTGAACTGGTATGTGCCCGAAACCAAATTAATGTGGTTACCCGATAATTTCCCGTTCAGGTAGGCTTTTTTATCGCCTACAGGCAACGTTAATAGAGCTGTTGAGTTGGCTGGTATAGTGGTGGTATAAATAACAACATCCCCTTCGCGTTTCCAGCTCGAAATTATTTTACCATAAGGGCCGTTATGCGATGATTGGTATTGCTGCAATCCTTTTACAAAATGTGGCTGAAGTACTATATTTTTAAAACCGGGATGTGCCGGGTCTATTTTTATACCACCAATGCCTTTGTACAGCCATGCACCAATTTCGCCAAACATAATGTGGTTAAGCGAGATATCATGGGTGGCCTGTATGTTCCAGTTTTCGTAAAGCGTGGTTGCGCCATTCACCATCCACCATCCCCACGAAGGGTAAGTTTCCTGCGAAGCTATGGTATAGGCAACATCGGCATAGCCATTATCGCTCAAAGCACCTAAAAGCGCTTTGGCTCCTAATATGCCAACATCCAGGTGAAAATTGTCTTCTTTTACACGTTGCGCCAGGTTGGCGGCAACTTTAGTTTTTAATCCTTCGGGTACCAGTCCCCAAAACAAAGGCACGGCTTGTTCGGTTTGATAACCCTTATCGTAAATACCTGTATTCACGTCGAGGTATTTTGCATTGATGGCATTTTTTATTTTGAGAGCCAATGCGGTATATTTTGCTTCATCAGCCTTGCGATTCAAAATACCGGCAGATTTAGCCAGAATATTGGCATCAACAAAGTAGTAGGTTGAAGTTATAAACTCCATCGGTGTTATTGATTTTACCGGAACCCAGTCTCCCAGTCCCCAATTGGTTATACCCGTTGGATATAAATTGTCAACATGGTCAACATAGCGCTTAATGTTGTCGTAATTATCGGTCAATGGTTTGGTGTCGCCATAAAACTGGTACAGGTTCCAGGGGATAATGGCAATGGTGCTTGTCCAGTCGGGTCCGTTAGCCCAGTCGTAACCCCAGCCGCTAGTTGGTATAATGGCGGGTAATACACCGTTAGGTTGCTGCTCATCGCGGTGGTCGGCCATCCATTTTTCATAAATAGTGATACCATCAAAGCTGTATAACCCGGTTTCGCTGGCAATGTGCCCATCGCCTGTCCAACCGTTCTTTTCCCGTTGAGGGCAATCTGTGGGGTAGCCCTGAAAGTTAGACAGGTAAGAGTTATTGGTTGCCTGCCATATTTTGTTAACCAAGGCATTTGATGTTTCAACCTCGCCAACAGGCGTTACATCGCTATGCGTAAAATAGGCTGTTAAACTTTCCTGCGATAGTTCGATAGGTTTATCGGCCGTTACCTCTACATATTGAAAGCCCTTGTAATTAAACTTCGGCATAAAGCTTTCTTCGCCGTTGCCGGAAAGAATAAAAATATCCGTTTGAAAAGGATCCTGATCGTCTGTCGGGCGGTAATGTTCTATGATGTTCGATTGGTCTATCTTGCCGCTCTTATCCAATCGTTCGGCATGCATCAACCGTATAACGGTTCCTCTTTCGCCTTTAACGGTGAGTTTACTTACGCCC includes:
- a CDS encoding lysophospholipid acyltransferase family protein, which translates into the protein MKKALFILLLGLLYIISLLPFGVLYLIADFLYAMLYYITRYRRKIIDQNLLNAFPEKNDEERKIIRKKYYHYLADLVVETVKLLSISDKQIMKRVDVTNANVVSEAFNSGKSVLGVLGHYGNWEMGALRFSQLFNEPRIIVYKALSNNYFDHLLYRMRSRFGATLVNMKNVARKLIEYKNERTVTVLVADQTPAKPEVNYFTNFLNQPTAVFLGVEKLARLTNSMVVFCDIRRIKRGYYRCTFVPLFADPKVTEPYEITNSHVKYLEEVIRQQPEYWLWSHRRWKFKPEDFGLRNHYSIG
- a CDS encoding DUF3472 domain-containing protein; the protein is MKRLFILAVCSIFTMAIVPTAFCSAPPVVIIPLGGNAWVKPPALITDDGLTNWTGGQDITSIYFSISEGQTLSFFLRLRVPQGKSTIKISVGNSNFTKQINNTGFDTVAIGNVKITESGYVKVDLQGISKTGSVFADVSDLIVKGINPANDVVFVKQGSSFHFGRRGPSVHLRYAIPAEVKSNVKWFYSEITVPVGQDVVGSYFMADGFGEGYFGMQVNSETERRVLFSVWSPFDTQDPKSIPDSLKIKLNKKGDTVHAQEFGSEGSGGQSYMHYGWQAGKTYGFLINAQPNAVKGTTTFTAWFKDVAANKWFLVASFSRPKTVKYLTSLYSFLENFEPDNGNQTRMALYGNQWIADSQNKWLEITSVTYTGDATAKANYRKDYAGGLYGGKFYLKNGGFFNNFIPLNKTFNRPPTAAKPDIDLTALP
- a CDS encoding alpha-L-rhamnosidase, with protein sequence MSKPLISLKHLLLLSIQCIAAMFSVQLGKANALSHPQVGSLKCEYLICPIGIDAPKPRLIWILHDESFGALQTAYQVYVGTDSLAVDAGKGDVWQTAKINLETNLVTYNGKPLKPFTKYFWKVKVWDKDKLVTSGVSNFETGMMNQGNWKGTWISDGHNVIQKAAPYFRNNFQIYKKIKSARAYIAVAGLYELYLNGKKIGNHRMDPMYTRFDRRTLYVTHDVTAQLQSGSNAVGVLLGNGWYNHQSTAVWYFHQAPWRNRPTFCMDLRITYTDGSTQTISSDTTWRTSLSPVTFNSIYTAEHYDARLEQPGWNTASFVPAVNNPWKGTVVRAAPSQNIVSQAMPPIRAVETIPAKSITKINAQTYLFNIGRNISGVSKLTVKGERGTVIRLMHAERLDKSGKIDQSNIIEHYRPTDDQDPFQTDIFILSGNGEESFMPKFNYKGFQYVEVTADKPIELSQESLTAYFTHSDVTPVGEVETSNALVNKIWQATNNSYLSNFQGYPTDCPQREKNGWTGDGHIASETGLYSFDGITIYEKWMADHRDEQQPNGVLPAIIPTSGWGYDWANGPDWTSTIAIIPWNLYQFYGDTKPLTDNYDNIKRYVDHVDNLYPTGITNWGLGDWVPVKSITPMEFITSTYYFVDANILAKSAGILNRKADEAKYTALALKIKNAINAKYLDVNTGIYDKGYQTEQAVPLFWGLVPEGLKTKVAANLAQRVKEDNFHLDVGILGAKALLGALSDNGYADVAYTIASQETYPSWGWWMVNGATTLYENWNIQATHDISLNHIMFGEIGAWLYKGIGGIKIDPAHPGFKNIVLQPHFVKGLQQYQSSHNGPYGKIISSWKREGDVVIYTTTIPANSTALLTLPVGDKKAYLNGKLSGNHINLVSGTYQFTIK